The following are encoded in a window of Brevibacillus ruminantium genomic DNA:
- a CDS encoding YtrH family sporulation protein, with translation MGQVILTFFVAYGIVVGGALSGGLGVFLNEKPPLWSIAQLADQLKIWGLVGALGGTFDSFLQIEKILAGNFSPVFKQLVMIVVAFLGAHMGTISIHWLVQVRS, from the coding sequence ATGGGACAGGTCATATTAACCTTTTTTGTTGCGTACGGGATCGTTGTCGGTGGAGCGCTGTCCGGGGGACTGGGCGTTTTCCTGAATGAAAAACCGCCGTTGTGGTCGATCGCCCAATTGGCGGACCAATTAAAAATTTGGGGCCTGGTAGGCGCCCTCGGCGGAACGTTTGATTCTTTTTTACAGATAGAAAAAATTCTCGCAGGCAATTTTTCACCTGTCTTTAAACAACTGGTCATGATCGTCGTTGCCTTTTTGGGTGCGCATATGGGGACGATCTCCATTCATTGGCTGGTACAGGTGCGTTCATGA
- the glyA gene encoding serine hydroxymethyltransferase, translating to MSLREHDRDIFEAIEAEHQRQLGTLELIASENFVSQDVLDAMGSVLTNKYAEGYPGKRYYGGCEHVDVVERLAIDRVTKLFGAAYANVQPHSGAQANTAVFFSLLQPGDTFMGMNLSHGGHLTHGSPVSLSGKWFNVVAYGVREEDHLIDYDEVEAVARRERPKVIIAGGSAYARTIDFARFREIADQIGAKLMVDMAHIAGLVAADVHPSPVPHAHVVTSTTHKTLRGPRGGIILTNDEEIAKGVNKAIFPGIQGGPLMHIIAAKAVAFREALEPDFRQYAEQVVKNAKALADTLLEEGARLVSGGTDNHLILLDTRVFGLTGKEAEHLLEEAGITANKNTIPFDPESPFVTSGIRIGTAAATTRGMKEDEMKTIGRSIAAVLKGKGDPSVRSVISQLCSAYPLYQRVQQVR from the coding sequence ATGAGTTTGCGAGAGCACGATCGGGACATCTTCGAAGCTATCGAGGCCGAACATCAACGTCAGTTGGGGACGCTGGAGCTGATCGCTTCCGAAAACTTTGTCAGTCAGGACGTACTGGACGCCATGGGATCGGTCTTGACCAACAAGTATGCGGAGGGTTACCCCGGTAAGCGGTACTACGGAGGGTGTGAACATGTAGATGTCGTAGAGCGCTTGGCCATCGACCGGGTGACGAAGCTGTTCGGTGCCGCCTATGCCAACGTTCAGCCGCATTCAGGCGCACAGGCGAATACGGCCGTATTTTTCTCGCTCCTGCAGCCGGGAGATACCTTTATGGGCATGAACCTTTCCCACGGTGGCCATTTGACTCACGGCAGTCCAGTCAGTCTCTCGGGAAAATGGTTTAACGTCGTTGCCTACGGTGTCCGCGAAGAAGATCATTTGATCGATTACGATGAAGTGGAAGCGGTTGCACGGCGCGAGCGGCCAAAGGTGATCATTGCTGGCGGCAGCGCGTATGCCCGGACCATTGACTTTGCGCGTTTCCGGGAAATCGCGGATCAGATTGGAGCCAAGCTGATGGTGGATATGGCCCATATTGCCGGATTGGTAGCAGCCGATGTCCATCCCTCCCCGGTACCGCATGCACATGTCGTGACGAGTACGACGCACAAAACCTTGCGCGGTCCGCGCGGCGGCATTATCCTGACCAACGACGAAGAGATCGCCAAGGGGGTAAACAAAGCGATCTTCCCCGGGATTCAGGGCGGGCCTCTGATGCACATCATTGCGGCCAAGGCTGTCGCCTTCCGAGAAGCATTGGAGCCTGACTTCCGCCAGTATGCAGAGCAGGTGGTCAAAAATGCAAAAGCGCTGGCTGACACGCTCCTGGAGGAAGGAGCAAGACTGGTGTCAGGTGGCACGGACAATCATCTGATCCTTTTGGATACCCGTGTGTTTGGCCTGACGGGCAAGGAAGCGGAGCATCTCTTGGAAGAGGCGGGGATCACGGCAAACAAAAACACCATCCCGTTTGATCCGGAAAGTCCATTTGTCACCAGTGGCATTCGCATTGGCACAGCTGCTGCAACGACCCGGGGCATGAAGGAAGACGAGATGAAGACGATTGGCCGCTCGATTGCCGCTGTACTGAAAGGAAAAGGTGATCCTTCCGTGCGGTCGGTGATCAGCCAGCTCTGCTCCGCCTACCCGCTCTATCAAAGAGTGCAGCAGGTTCGCTGA
- a CDS encoding sporulation protein, which yields MSLFKKLMASVGIGAAQVDARLQKDTLLPGEIVSGEVYIKGGDVSQTIDDIYMYVVTHYERETNDKTIKEEYILAKHQLAEKFGLCPREEKVIPFTFQLPYETPLTMGRQPVYLRTGLDIRNAVDPGDSDFIEVRPHPLMEKVLQALQLLGFQLCKVDCEYNRLLGRSHPFVQTFQFRPTDEYRNRVEELELVFYLKEHELEVLLELDKRARGYFGGLGLYEALNLDERYARLCLSEAERNCSVEECAAQMEELIRQRIR from the coding sequence ATGTCGCTGTTTAAAAAATTGATGGCAAGTGTCGGAATAGGAGCTGCGCAGGTAGATGCCCGTTTGCAGAAGGACACATTGTTGCCGGGAGAGATTGTCAGCGGAGAAGTGTATATCAAAGGCGGTGACGTTTCGCAGACGATCGATGACATCTATATGTACGTCGTGACGCACTATGAGCGCGAAACGAATGACAAAACAATAAAAGAAGAATATATTTTAGCCAAGCACCAGCTCGCAGAAAAGTTTGGCCTTTGTCCCCGGGAAGAAAAGGTGATCCCGTTTACCTTCCAACTGCCATATGAGACTCCGCTTACGATGGGGCGGCAGCCCGTTTATTTGCGGACGGGTCTGGATATCAGGAACGCCGTCGATCCCGGTGATTCGGACTTTATCGAGGTTCGGCCGCACCCCTTGATGGAGAAGGTGCTCCAAGCTCTGCAATTGCTCGGTTTTCAATTGTGCAAAGTGGACTGTGAATACAATCGTCTACTTGGCCGCTCCCATCCATTCGTTCAGACGTTTCAGTTTCGGCCGACAGACGAATACAGGAATCGCGTGGAAGAGCTGGAACTGGTTTTTTACCTGAAAGAGCATGAATTGGAGGTCTTGCTGGAGCTGGATAAGCGAGCCCGCGGTTACTTTGGCGGACTCGGGCTGTACGAAGCGCTGAATCTGGACGAGCGCTATGCCCGACTTTGCTTGTCAGAAGCAGAGCGGAATTGCTCTGTTGAAGAGTGTGCCGCACAGATGGAAGAGCTGATCCGCCAGCGCATTCGCTAG
- a CDS encoding MFS transporter: MTVATEQLWRNKTYSLLLVLVFFMHLASYLIIPVFPVFLKKARALSLGQVGLVLGIGSLTYQAGSLLGGPLSDRLGRRFIMITGALLQAGAMLGYHFSESYPLFLFFSGLNGLGVGLLSPTIKAMIADKVRADQRTAAFSWRGIFAHSGIIIAGLTITWMTARNLYPFLLSAMVFLLLATAIRFILPNDRCTGDDCKKTPLSEYRHILRHRSFLLFSAISLLIWAFYAQFALVLPLRGEYVLKSAHLIGLIWTINSVSVVLLQGLISRYVLFRINPYLSLIGGILMVGAGLFGIGFADRFATLSTAAVLFIIGEMLLMPVTDSLVGHFAREEWLGAYFGMANFVSGIGTALGTSIGGTMLERLGGVGSTYPWIVYALATVVLAIVMGLFAMYAMPRHKRGTPASAVYPTQPGRRKEPAK, encoded by the coding sequence ATGACCGTTGCAACAGAGCAGCTTTGGCGGAACAAGACTTACTCCCTGTTGCTTGTCCTGGTATTTTTCATGCACCTGGCCTCCTATCTGATCATTCCTGTCTTTCCGGTTTTTCTCAAAAAAGCCCGTGCCCTCTCCCTTGGACAGGTAGGGCTTGTACTGGGGATTGGAAGTCTGACCTATCAGGCGGGCAGTCTGTTGGGGGGACCGCTGTCAGACCGTCTCGGCCGCCGCTTTATCATGATCACAGGTGCCTTGCTTCAAGCTGGAGCCATGCTGGGTTATCACTTCAGTGAGAGCTACCCGCTCTTTTTATTTTTCTCCGGACTCAACGGATTGGGTGTGGGGCTGCTCTCCCCCACGATCAAAGCGATGATTGCGGACAAGGTTCGAGCCGACCAGCGAACGGCCGCCTTTTCCTGGCGCGGCATCTTTGCGCATTCGGGTATTATCATCGCCGGGCTGACCATTACCTGGATGACTGCCAGAAACCTGTATCCGTTTTTACTGTCGGCGATGGTCTTTCTACTTTTGGCTACAGCCATTCGTTTCATTTTGCCCAATGACCGCTGCACCGGTGATGACTGCAAGAAAACCCCGCTGTCGGAGTACCGTCACATCCTGCGCCACCGCAGCTTTTTGCTGTTTTCCGCGATCTCTCTGTTGATCTGGGCGTTTTATGCCCAATTCGCTCTCGTCCTGCCGCTGCGCGGGGAATATGTACTGAAATCTGCCCATCTGATTGGACTGATCTGGACAATCAACTCCGTCAGTGTCGTATTGCTGCAAGGGCTGATTTCCCGATACGTGCTGTTCCGCATCAATCCCTATCTCTCGCTGATCGGAGGGATTCTGATGGTGGGAGCCGGTTTGTTCGGCATCGGGTTCGCCGACCGGTTCGCCACGCTGAGCACAGCGGCCGTGCTGTTTATTATCGGAGAAATGCTGCTGATGCCGGTCACAGACAGCCTCGTCGGTCACTTTGCCCGGGAGGAATGGCTAGGAGCCTACTTTGGCATGGCCAATTTTGTCTCGGGGATTGGCACGGCACTGGGGACCAGTATCGGCGGCACCATGCTGGAGCGGCTGGGCGGAGTTGGCAGCACATACCCGTGGATCGTGTACGCTCTTGCAACAGTGGTCCTGGCGATCGTTATGGGACTGTTTGCCATGTATGCCATGCCCCGTCACAAACGTGGCACACCCGCAAGCGCCGTGTACCCAACACAACCCGGGCGGAGAAAAGAACCCGCCAAGTAA
- the sdaAA gene encoding L-serine ammonia-lyase, iron-sulfur-dependent, subunit alpha: MDFRSMTELIEQCEQQNKSIAEIMIEVEERKSKRSKEMIIGMMKERLIKMKEAIDQGSSDPTSAPSGISGGDAYLMERYREKAKPLTGSLVSDAMRFAFATSETNARMGVIVATPTAGSAGILPGCLFALHENEKFTYEHLVMGLFTASAIGYVIANRSFISGAAGGCQAEVGSATAMAAAGIVEIRQGTPKQAVMAAAMALKSMLGLVCDPVAGLVEVPCIKRNVIGTSIAFAAADMALAGIESRIPCDEVITTMYEIGRSMPRALRETALGGLAVTPTGQEMKKRIMG; encoded by the coding sequence ATGGATTTTCGTTCGATGACGGAGTTGATCGAGCAGTGTGAGCAGCAGAACAAAAGCATTGCCGAGATCATGATCGAGGTGGAGGAACGCAAATCAAAGCGGAGCAAAGAGATGATCATCGGGATGATGAAAGAACGCCTGATCAAGATGAAAGAGGCCATCGATCAGGGAAGCTCTGATCCCACCTCGGCTCCAAGCGGCATCTCCGGCGGTGATGCCTATCTGATGGAAAGGTACAGAGAAAAAGCGAAGCCGTTGACCGGTTCTCTGGTTTCAGATGCGATGCGCTTTGCTTTTGCCACATCGGAAACCAATGCGCGAATGGGCGTAATTGTGGCTACACCCACCGCCGGTTCAGCGGGAATCCTGCCAGGCTGTCTCTTTGCTTTGCATGAAAATGAAAAGTTTACGTATGAACATCTCGTCATGGGACTGTTTACGGCGAGTGCCATCGGGTACGTGATCGCCAACCGCTCTTTTATTTCCGGTGCGGCGGGAGGATGTCAGGCGGAGGTCGGTTCCGCTACCGCTATGGCTGCAGCTGGAATTGTTGAAATCAGACAGGGGACTCCCAAACAGGCTGTTATGGCAGCAGCCATGGCGCTGAAGTCGATGCTGGGCCTGGTTTGCGATCCGGTAGCAGGTCTGGTGGAGGTACCCTGCATCAAGCGAAATGTCATCGGGACCTCGATTGCATTTGCTGCTGCAGACATGGCGCTTGCGGGGATTGAGAGCCGGATACCCTGCGATGAAGTCATCACCACGATGTACGAGATCGGCAGAAGCATGCCGCGTGCCTTGCGCGAGACTGCGCTTGGCGGACTGGCTGTCACACCGACAGGACAAGAGATGAAAAAAAGAATTATGGGATAG
- the codY gene encoding GTP-sensing pleiotropic transcriptional regulator CodY, which yields MNLLEKTRRINVMLQKTMGGSGVGYHDLARLLADVIGANVYIVTADGTILGNGVREEYGIGAAPDGNGAGMLPFGYNQKLLEINQSLANEVAQSPYSMVPEELLPLFPQMMTTIVPINAGGSRLGTLVLLRAFGNFETEDLILAEIGATVIGMKIVRQRTEQIENEVRDKTFAKIALSSLSYSEQIAIEKIMEQLDAKEGLLVASQLADQAGLTRSVIVNALRKLASAGVLESRSLGMKGTYIKVLNDKFPSELAKWKTS from the coding sequence ATGAATTTACTGGAAAAAACTAGAAGGATCAACGTTATGCTGCAAAAAACCATGGGAGGGAGCGGTGTCGGGTACCATGATCTGGCTCGTCTGCTTGCAGATGTGATCGGCGCCAATGTCTATATCGTCACAGCGGATGGAACCATTCTGGGTAACGGCGTACGTGAAGAGTACGGGATTGGTGCTGCTCCAGATGGAAACGGGGCAGGAATGCTGCCGTTTGGCTACAATCAAAAGCTGCTGGAAATTAACCAGTCTTTGGCCAATGAAGTAGCTCAAAGCCCGTACAGCATGGTGCCGGAGGAGCTCTTGCCGCTCTTCCCGCAGATGATGACCACGATTGTCCCGATTAATGCAGGCGGGAGTCGGCTGGGCACACTGGTATTGCTCCGTGCCTTCGGCAACTTTGAGACGGAGGATCTCATCCTGGCGGAGATCGGCGCTACGGTGATCGGCATGAAAATTGTCCGTCAACGCACAGAGCAGATCGAGAACGAGGTGCGTGACAAAACGTTTGCCAAGATCGCTCTTTCCTCTCTGTCCTACAGCGAACAGATCGCGATTGAAAAAATCATGGAACAGCTGGATGCGAAAGAAGGGTTGCTGGTGGCAAGCCAGCTGGCCGATCAAGCCGGCCTGACCCGTTCGGTAATCGTCAACGCCCTGCGCAAGCTGGCCAGTGCTGGCGTTCTGGAATCTCGCTCGCTGGGCATGAAAGGAACCTACATCAAGGTATTGAACGACAAGTTTCCGTCCGAACTGGCAAAATGGAAAACGTCTTAA
- a CDS encoding HD domain-containing phosphohydrolase yields the protein MRKGRSVLPLLLQKKTIKTRLFPVFLLLLPIIFSIIVFFGYSQAKQFYYQNEIEKMNRQLNSTFQILTLYDERVKEDSLSLSEAEYEARNLLAGPKRPDGTRNSDAVDLTMQSGESFLVFNSQGILVVHPQLEGRNLFHLSASEGQTLAQEVLREGKSVITYPSLVPGSQKSENKIAIVRYFPQWDWYVSLITTETYFYKQLSDLKTLLVILVFGSYLITAVLLYNTQRKEKALLSSKLRGEQLIETNQSILKTLAVALEERDSYTSGHSQRVAFYMRIMGKNMNFDNKTLETMYTGGLLHDIGKIGIEDSILLKPGRLTDEEYEIIRSHPIRGEALLKRLYAESGRHDSDEIQKIMVITRHHHERFDGRGYPDQLVGEEIPLLARVTAVADAFDAMTSSRAYRKGLSYSKACDELVRNSGTQFCPTVVDVFFQCVTEEVFLQAHHISRANELLDRFQEKNEVSLTHPISS from the coding sequence ATGCGGAAAGGACGTAGCGTCTTGCCTCTCCTATTACAGAAGAAGACGATCAAAACCCGCCTTTTTCCAGTGTTCCTCCTATTGCTTCCTATCATCTTTTCCATCATCGTGTTCTTCGGTTATTCGCAGGCCAAGCAATTTTATTACCAGAATGAAATCGAGAAGATGAATCGACAATTAAATTCCACCTTCCAGATTTTGACACTCTACGATGAAAGGGTAAAGGAGGATTCCCTTTCACTGTCCGAGGCTGAATATGAAGCGAGGAATTTGCTGGCCGGCCCCAAACGCCCTGACGGAACGCGCAACTCAGATGCTGTGGATCTAACCATGCAATCGGGAGAATCATTTTTAGTCTTTAATTCACAAGGTATTCTCGTCGTTCACCCGCAGTTGGAGGGACGAAATTTATTTCACCTCTCGGCTTCAGAGGGACAGACCCTCGCCCAGGAGGTGCTTCGCGAGGGAAAATCCGTCATCACCTATCCTTCGCTGGTCCCGGGTTCTCAGAAAAGTGAAAACAAAATCGCAATCGTCCGGTATTTTCCTCAATGGGACTGGTATGTAAGCCTCATCACCACAGAAACGTATTTCTACAAACAACTGTCCGATCTCAAAACACTGCTGGTCATTCTGGTTTTTGGCAGCTATCTCATTACCGCAGTACTCCTGTACAACACCCAGAGGAAAGAAAAGGCCTTACTCAGCTCAAAGCTTCGCGGCGAACAACTGATCGAAACCAACCAGAGTATTTTAAAGACCTTGGCCGTTGCATTGGAAGAGCGGGATTCCTACACCTCGGGTCACTCCCAACGCGTAGCCTTTTACATGCGAATCATGGGAAAGAACATGAACTTTGACAACAAGACGCTGGAGACGATGTATACCGGCGGACTGCTCCATGATATTGGAAAAATCGGGATTGAAGACAGCATCCTGCTCAAACCTGGACGCCTGACAGACGAAGAATATGAGATTATCAGGTCCCATCCCATCCGGGGCGAAGCCTTGCTGAAACGGCTGTACGCGGAATCGGGCAGACATGATTCTGATGAGATACAAAAAATCATGGTGATTACTCGTCATCACCACGAACGCTTTGATGGCAGAGGGTATCCAGACCAGTTGGTAGGAGAAGAGATACCTCTACTGGCACGGGTGACTGCTGTGGCGGATGCTTTTGACGCCATGACGTCTTCCCGGGCCTATCGCAAGGGGCTTTCCTATTCGAAAGCCTGTGATGAGCTGGTTCGAAACTCGGGAACCCAATTTTGTCCCACTGTCGTAGATGTCTTTTTCCAATGCGTCACGGAAGAAGTCTTTCTGCAAGCCCATCATATTTCACGTGCCAATGAACTGTTGGACCGGTTCCAGGAAAAAAACGAGGTCAGCCTTACCCATCCGATCAGCAGTTAG
- a CDS encoding MFS transporter, with product MTQAMTPPANKAALWKNRQFLRLWTGNLISALADGAFFIALSWFIVDVTGSESILGTTLMCMSIPRLIFMLVGGVAADKYNRKWIMFASILARGIVLAGFGSLLFQETNPYFTYSVYVTAFLFGTVDAFFWPARSSILPSVVSREQLAPANSLMEIAQQVSLVGGPLVAAVLMRSTSYGLTFLIMSAAFFLGTLIIWTLRLQPTEKESISGNLSENAAAESSPAAAPSFFRQVFEGIRFSKAIPILMIIFGTSLVLNMMFSGPVNMGLPLLVKQLGWDSNAYSTLNTALGVGTISGGIITGLCKGFRGRFLLIPLFVGFMGAGIAAVSFMHALPFGLLMMLIVGMMMTMTNIPLITYIQTIVPVHMLGRVMSLLTFMSVGLGPVSYALCSFLLNKKLLAASSLLMVGGTAVGLIGLSLILFRHFRQAEQHPLWARDEPRQEAEQTSLSV from the coding sequence ATGACGCAGGCAATGACCCCACCCGCCAATAAAGCTGCACTCTGGAAGAACAGGCAGTTTCTGCGCCTTTGGACGGGAAACCTCATCTCTGCTTTGGCAGACGGAGCCTTTTTTATTGCGCTGTCCTGGTTTATTGTCGATGTCACCGGGTCTGAATCCATCCTGGGAACAACGCTGATGTGCATGTCCATTCCCCGCTTGATCTTTATGCTGGTAGGGGGAGTGGCCGCGGACAAATACAACCGGAAGTGGATCATGTTTGCTTCCATTCTGGCCCGGGGCATCGTGCTGGCCGGATTCGGCTCCCTGCTGTTTCAAGAGACGAATCCCTATTTTACCTACTCTGTGTATGTGACGGCCTTTTTATTTGGAACAGTCGACGCTTTTTTCTGGCCGGCGAGAAGCAGTATACTACCCTCTGTGGTCAGCCGGGAACAGCTTGCACCCGCCAATAGCCTGATGGAAATCGCTCAACAGGTCAGCCTGGTTGGCGGTCCGCTGGTGGCCGCTGTGTTAATGCGAAGCACCAGCTATGGTTTGACCTTTTTGATCATGTCCGCCGCTTTTTTTCTCGGTACCCTGATCATTTGGACACTTCGCTTGCAGCCGACGGAGAAGGAAAGCATCTCCGGCAACCTCTCTGAAAATGCAGCAGCCGAATCCTCCCCTGCTGCAGCGCCCTCCTTCTTCCGACAAGTATTCGAGGGCATTCGCTTCAGCAAAGCGATTCCGATCTTGATGATTATTTTCGGTACCTCTCTGGTTCTCAACATGATGTTTTCCGGTCCCGTCAACATGGGGCTGCCGCTCCTTGTCAAACAGCTCGGCTGGGACAGCAATGCCTATAGCACACTGAACACGGCACTCGGGGTAGGCACGATCTCGGGCGGGATTATTACCGGGCTGTGCAAAGGCTTTCGCGGCCGCTTCCTCCTCATCCCGCTCTTTGTCGGTTTCATGGGCGCAGGGATTGCCGCCGTTTCCTTCATGCACGCCCTCCCCTTCGGTCTGTTGATGATGCTGATCGTCGGGATGATGATGACGATGACCAATATTCCCTTGATTACCTATATCCAGACGATCGTTCCTGTTCACATGCTGGGCCGCGTGATGTCCCTGCTTACCTTTATGTCCGTGGGGCTGGGACCGGTCAGCTATGCCCTTTGTTCATTTTTGCTCAACAAAAAGCTGTTGGCAGCCAGCTCCTTGCTGATGGTAGGGGGAACGGCTGTCGGCTTGATTGGACTGAGTCTGATCCTCTTTCGCCACTTCCGCCAGGCTGAACAGCACCCGCTATGGGCGAGAGACGAACCTCGCCAGGAAGCAGAGCAAACGTCACTTTCTGTATAA
- a CDS encoding ArsR/SmtB family transcription factor: MRRYMVIESLEQLKAISDSLRMEIVTLLVKEEQTGKQLATKLSLSPSKVHYHLKELEHYGFVHVVRTEEKNGIVQKFFRSVAYDFKVSDVLLPSIQEDTLLMQEAMINHLRTSINRLYNAPQESFLLFAEEAKRPPMFAGNGEIKAPREEIKAWLDKYYALLDELGEMEERHLKRIAAGEVEDTNEVFYFVNVGFMTDEQIYVAEDESLPEGYEFIRDATVRKICRRIKSDDAGNDPTRQ, encoded by the coding sequence TTGCGACGGTATATGGTGATCGAAAGCTTGGAACAGCTGAAAGCAATCAGTGATTCTCTGCGAATGGAAATCGTGACCCTTTTGGTCAAGGAAGAACAGACAGGCAAGCAGCTCGCTACCAAGCTGTCTTTGTCTCCCTCAAAGGTTCACTACCACCTCAAGGAACTGGAGCATTATGGTTTTGTCCACGTAGTACGAACGGAAGAAAAAAACGGAATCGTGCAAAAGTTTTTCCGCTCAGTGGCTTATGATTTCAAAGTCAGCGACGTCCTTCTCCCTTCCATCCAGGAGGACACCCTGCTGATGCAGGAGGCCATGATCAATCACCTGCGGACCAGTATCAATCGTCTGTACAATGCACCGCAGGAGTCCTTTCTGTTATTTGCAGAGGAAGCCAAGCGTCCGCCGATGTTTGCCGGAAACGGCGAGATCAAGGCACCGCGTGAGGAGATTAAAGCCTGGCTCGACAAGTATTATGCCTTGTTAGACGAACTGGGTGAGATGGAAGAGCGGCATCTGAAACGGATTGCAGCAGGAGAAGTCGAGGATACAAATGAGGTATTTTATTTTGTAAACGTCGGATTTATGACAGACGAACAGATTTATGTCGCTGAGGATGAATCACTGCCAGAGGGCTATGAATTCATCCGTGATGCGACCGTTAGAAAAATATGCAGGAGGATTAAAAGCGATGACGCAGGCAATGACCCCACCCGCCAATAA
- a CDS encoding serine dehydratase beta chain — MIYNSCFDIIGPIMVGPSSSHTAGVVSIGKFVYELLGASPERAEIILYDSFAQTYKGHGTDKAIVGGLIGLDTDDLRIREALGLAESQNVSISFSLEEQCPLYDHPNTLQVIAETGTDIFRVCGVSLGGGISKIVWINGEFVDILLSQPYDAGHIKRELKQREYSQIRSEESWIFVR, encoded by the coding sequence ATGATCTACAACAGTTGCTTTGACATCATCGGGCCGATTATGGTTGGACCGTCCAGCTCACATACAGCAGGAGTGGTATCGATCGGAAAGTTTGTCTACGAGCTGCTGGGAGCCTCTCCTGAGCGAGCCGAGATCATTTTGTATGATTCTTTTGCCCAGACCTATAAAGGACATGGGACCGACAAAGCGATTGTAGGCGGACTGATCGGTCTGGACACGGATGATTTGCGGATACGTGAAGCGCTTGGGCTGGCAGAATCCCAAAATGTGTCGATTTCTTTTTCATTGGAAGAACAGTGCCCGTTGTACGATCATCCCAATACTCTACAAGTAATAGCGGAGACGGGGACGGATATATTTCGCGTCTGCGGTGTCTCGCTCGGAGGCGGTATATCCAAAATCGTATGGATCAATGGAGAGTTCGTCGATATTCTCTTGAGTCAGCCTTATGATGCCGGGCACATCAAAAGGGAGCTGAAGCAGCGGGAGTACAGCCAGATAAGGAGCGAGGAATCATGGATTTTCGTTCGATGA
- the gcvH gene encoding glycine cleavage system protein GcvH, with the protein MSDVREGLVYSREHEWVERLSETRVRVGISGFAQEQLGDLVFVDLPAVGATVTMDESLGSVESVKAVSDIFSPVSGTIVEVNGNLESDPETINQDPYGEGWLVIIELSKPEEMQELLTAAQYAAFVAEE; encoded by the coding sequence ATGAGCGACGTACGTGAGGGATTGGTATACAGCCGGGAGCATGAGTGGGTGGAAAGACTGAGTGAAACGCGGGTACGTGTAGGCATTTCGGGTTTTGCCCAGGAGCAGCTGGGGGACCTGGTTTTTGTTGATCTGCCTGCAGTAGGAGCCACGGTAACGATGGATGAGAGTCTGGGTTCCGTTGAATCTGTGAAGGCTGTTTCCGATATTTTTTCTCCGGTCTCCGGGACAATCGTCGAAGTGAATGGAAATCTGGAAAGCGATCCGGAGACGATCAACCAAGATCCATACGGGGAAGGCTGGCTGGTGATCATCGAGCTGAGCAAGCCGGAAGAAATGCAGGAACTGCTTACTGCGGCCCAGTACGCGGCGTTTGTCGCAGAAGAATAA